From the Nocardiopsis changdeensis genome, one window contains:
- a CDS encoding TadE/TadG family type IV pilus assembly protein, protein MRHRDRDRGSASVELALLAPALLTFAMLMVFAGRVVDARATVGEVAHSAARAASLERTPTAASSTATAIAAAGLQEQGMACTDHTTTVDHGGLAAGGAVSVTVHCTVDFSDLYGVAFPGGQTIEGGATVAVDTFRGQP, encoded by the coding sequence GTGAGGCACCGCGACCGCGACCGCGGCTCGGCCTCGGTGGAGCTGGCCCTGCTGGCACCCGCCCTGCTGACCTTCGCCATGCTCATGGTCTTCGCCGGCCGCGTCGTCGACGCGCGGGCCACGGTCGGGGAGGTCGCCCACTCCGCCGCCCGCGCCGCCTCGCTGGAGCGCACGCCCACGGCCGCCTCCTCCACGGCGACCGCCATCGCCGCCGCCGGGCTCCAGGAGCAGGGCATGGCCTGCACCGACCACACCACCACCGTCGACCACGGCGGCCTGGCCGCCGGGGGCGCGGTCTCCGTCACCGTCCACTGCACGGTGGACTTCTCCGATCTGTACGGGGTTGCCTTCCCCGGCGGCCAGACCATCGAGGGCGGCGCCACCGTCGCCGTGGACACCTTCCGGGGGCAGCCGTGA
- a CDS encoding TadE/TadG family type IV pilus assembly protein: MRQQKDDRGSAELAVAAPALLLLVMLVVQAALWMHGEHVAADLARRTAEQSRTVEGTAAPAAAPSGSVLSDIDIAVERGAEEVTVTVTGSVPSLVPGVTWNVRHVSVAPVERFVPGGETP, translated from the coding sequence TTGCGACAGCAGAAAGACGACCGGGGCAGTGCCGAGCTGGCAGTTGCGGCCCCCGCGCTCCTCCTCCTGGTCATGCTGGTCGTCCAGGCCGCCCTGTGGATGCACGGCGAGCACGTCGCCGCCGACCTCGCACGCCGCACGGCCGAGCAGTCGCGCACCGTGGAGGGCACGGCCGCCCCGGCGGCCGCGCCCTCCGGCTCCGTCCTGTCCGACATCGACATCGCCGTCGAACGCGGGGCCGAGGAGGTCACCGTCACCGTGACCGGCTCCGTCCCCAGCCTCGTCCCCGGGGTCACCTGGAACGTGCGGCACGTGTCCGTGGCCCCCGTCGAGCGCTTCGTCCCCGGAGGTGAGACACCGTGA